The Nothobranchius furzeri strain GRZ-AD chromosome 8, NfurGRZ-RIMD1, whole genome shotgun sequence sequence agacagctaagaataaacggGAAGATGGAGACTTTTTTCTACTTGTTgagtttagatattcttagttTTACAACCATCCTGTTTTTCGGAACCCCACTTGATTGTCAGCCTGCTAccggctagcattagctaatctgcccatagttgcacttttgatcccaaactttggactgttTCTGCCTGTGACTTTGCTGGTTTATCCGTTTTCCTCAACAGCACAGAAAAAGCACATTGTACACATTGTAAAAGGCATTTTTCTTACGCAATAACAAGCAACTTCATTTGTTCAGTAAAGTTCTGGGGGAAAAATGACTTGAAAAGATGTTGCACGAGTGCTACGTCTAAAAATAGTTTATGGCACACTGAGTTTTTTTCATTGCACGTGCGacatagaagaagaagatgaaagtatcatttctatagcgcctctcaagataaaaatcatgaggtgcttcacaaaaaaaatgtaaaaacatataaaagaatttagaaaatgtttaaagataTGTTTaacatgagcaaaaatagacaattgtgattaaaagaaattttaagaaagagagaaagtgaacaggaaagagggaaatcagtgggtcctgaggaaggtggaataggtggggagagcagaataaagagggtgatgaagaaggtcatacaaaagccagcttgaacaagtgagtcttcagctgctttttaaaggagaccactgagtccactgatctcaggctcagggggagagagttccagagtctgggggccacagcagcagatgatctgtcacctttggtctttagcctggtgctgcacaaccagtaggctttgatcactggacctcagggacctgctgggggtgtagggactaagaagatcaccaatgtaagatggtgcttgtccatgtaaggctctatagaccagaaccaggatcttgaaatgaaccctgaagttgactggcagccagtgaagctggaggagaagcggggtgatgtgggtgtgtttggaggacttggtcagaagccgagcacaggcattctgaaccacctgtagacggttcagggaggttctgctcagacacgtgaaaagagagttacagtagtctaagcgtgaggagatgaaggtgtggagaactgtctcaagttcagagcaggacagacatATGTCTCATTTTGATCTGCCTTGGCCTGCTACGCAAATTAACTGTTACATTAAAGTTGCACAACATGAAAAAAAGTTGCACAACACAACCAACTGTTGATGAAATGCATTGCCAACGCATTTCTTCATAGATTGATTATtgatttgttgttgcagcccaAAAGACCAGTGTGTCAATCATAGGTCCTCCAGAATCCAGTCTTGTTACAGCAGGCATTCTCTTTCTGTCTATTAAAACATTGAATTAAATACTAACAGAAATAATATTCATTAAATAATCCTAACAGACCTATATTGAAAACACACCTGTGTGTAAGTGTGTTCTGTGCTCATTTACACAACCATGTTGCAGTAAACACCACTTGATATTTCTGTTTAATTAATGAACTCCCCCTGCTCTCTCCAGCTTTGTTAGGCAAACAGGGAAAAAATAGGGAGGGAGAATAAAATGTCAACATGACATAAGTTAGTAGGAAAACATGCCCTTCCTCTGTTAACATCAATAGATGGATCACTTATCTTGACTGATGAGGAAAAAGCGGATTGTGggtgttttgtgtttgtttctgtttttgaACAGGTCATACTTTCCCATGAAAggaaaatgtcaaaatataaagATTATTTACTTGGAAATGTATAAAATTTAACAGAAATATGTAATTTTACAAGTGCGGTTGGCATAGTCTGGTTTTAAACATTTGTCTCTATTTTCTGGTTTACTTGATTTAGTCTTTTTTCCCCAGATGGACTGGCTGCATTCCGGACCTTCCTCAAGTCGGAGTTCAGCGACGAGAATATTGAGTTTTGGATGGCATGTGAGGACTACAAAAAGATCAAAAGCTCAACCAAGCTTGTGTCAAAAGCAAACAAAATATTTAAGGAGTTTATTGAGGTTCAGTCACCAAGAGAGGTGTGTTTGCAAGGCTGgtgtttaaaaagtattaaaatgacCAGAAAAACACAACAGAACACAAAACATTCAAATCACCTGATAATGGTTTGTTATGGAAAGATTATAAAACTGCTCTTGCATCTGCTGTAATTAGCTCAATGAATAATTTCACTTGTAAAAATGCATTTTGAGAATCTCCTCTTTGCTGTCCTTTACCTGACAGGTAAACATCGACTACCGCACCAGGGAGAAGACCAAACAAAGCCTGGCCGATCCAACTCCAAACAGTCTCAACGAGGTCCAAGGTAAAATCTACAGCCTGATGGAGAAAGACTCGTACCCACGATTCCTCAGGTCCAAGATGTACCAGGATCTAGTCAACAGGGCACATGCACGAGGCCAGAGGAGGTCTGTTTGACTGGATACCAAACTGAACTGGACCTACACTCTAGATCAATTAACCCTTTGACGTCAAATTAATACTGTGAATCTGGAAGAATGCAACGTGCTTGACTGTTTCTTTTACACTAGCTCCATGCATGCAACTCCTGTAGATAGCTACTGTCATGATGACTGGCCTATACAGAGAGGATATTACCAGGTGGATGTATAATACATGTAAAATCACTCAGAAATAAGGTTGATTGCACTATAAACACTTATTCATCTTGTGTTGATAAAACACCATGTGATTAAAGTTAGAGTGAAAGCAATTAAAAAACACACATATACTAACATATTGGACTGaaacactacatttgaattttgtTGAAATATTCTGTTGTTGAGGCAGAAAAGAAAGTTTTAACATGAACAGAAAAGAATGAAAcagtaaaatatttaaaattacTCATATATATCTGCATAGATTCAGTCCTAAAATGGTCAAAAACAATTTTATTGACAGTATCTCCTGCCATTAACGAACTTCCGGACAATGTTTGGTTAAGAgttaatgtaaaaacaaaaagatCAAAATCTATTTAAACTGCCAAAACATTAATTATTGACTATGAGCTTACATTGATATGCACAAACTTACTGCGTCTCAGTAATATGTGATTATATTGTATTACACTGTGAACTTTtgcactaacaatttaaagatcttACAATGTGGTTGTACCTCAAATTAAACAAGTTGCGCAGCCAAAgtccaaagcctctaattaaaccATCCACAATTTACCACTGTTACATCTCAAACAAAACCAAAGTACATTTGGTGTGTGTTTATACTGAATATTAAAAATAGCTGTGGGCAGCGAACTTATCTATTAACATCTTTTTCACATTTGGAGCTGTGAACACATTCTTACTGGCTTCAGCCTCATTAGCTGCTGATCATGGTGCAGCTCTGCGCTTAAAATAAATACACATTAGGAGAGTGATTGATAAAGATGTCCAGCTGGTATTGGTGGTTAACAACCATAGAAACCATAAGGAAAAACAAGATAGATTTTTGACCTCGGTCAAATTTTATCCTTACATTTTCCTGAGGCCCTGGTCGGTTTCTTGCACTGTAAATAATATTCTGTTGCATTTAGACTTTTTTTTATTATGTACGGAGCCTAGATTAGAACTGTATTTATTTTGTTACCTTATTTTAAGTAATTTATTTCAAGAAAAATAATAGGGATTAGGGTTAACTATAGTTGTTTTTATGTTCATGGTTCCTGTGAATTTTAAATAGCTAGGGAAAAAAATgtccacacaaaaaataaacaagtctTGCATTATTAAGTAATTTTCTAGCCTTCCAGCACATCCTTTAGAGTTTGCATAGCACAAAATAAATTTTACAATTGAAGGCATTGAAATATTTCCTCATAGGTAATATTGCTGTTGAGATTAATTTTGGGATTCTttcgttaaagagcaaattgcaagtTAGAGACTCACATGAACCGATGTtaagagaaacataatagaaactcctttttaaaaacattattaCACATGCATAAATTATTTTGGATTTTAGAATCATTTTGtgagaatttttattttttattttttattttttgccaaaccaagtcACGTCAGTTTAGGAAGTCGTATTGGCTTAATCCAGtgaaaaatatggattctaatatggctctgacacagaggaaactttttaTGTTTATATTTCTACTTATgatgttatgagtttgctgcatgcCCTAGAGAGCTGAGACAAACGAGAGGGAGAAACGATCGGCCAAAGCAGTGAGATTGTGCTGCAATGTGAGGGGGGGAGCAGCAGGTGTCTGGTGAGTTAACGATGTTAGCTTCAACTCgtatgctaacatcacaatattgtacagattactatcatgtaccagacaattaaacatAGTATCGGTcatttaatataatattaatactaatgagcatctgtcagctgtctcatactcatTAATGTCTGTTCACGAAATGTAGTTTAGCgcttagagagggagagagagacgccTGTGATCCGGTTCAGGAGCTCATGCAGGCTTATGTGAGCTGGATCCAACCtagacaccagcgagccagtcgAGCTAGTATTTTTAAAAGCTATGCATGATCCTCTCCTGGATGTCTGCGGCGGTTCTGATCCAGTTCCAACTCATAAACCAGCTAAACTGGCTCACTGGTGCCTTTAAAAGCCGTGCATCCACACCTGGTGGTCCAGGCGGcagttctgatctggttccgacccagaaaccagctccaCTAGCCCGCCTAGCTGCGGGTCTCTTCTGGTGATCGGTTCTGACCGGATTCTGATGGTGATGTGAGttccagaaatccgcatttaattTTTAAATCCCCGCTATGGGTCTCCAGAGCacagcgcggacctccctgttCCGGTACCAACCAATGTGGgatacagaagtccgtcttttcagctgcacaaaacgccctcaggcataGAGATAGAGGcattgtttctcttatctgggaACACGTGGATTCGatatccagacaggctggagttggtacagccttcataaactatagtttatcaaaatgaacacaatccaaaactagtaaacacacacactgaatggATAACataacctctctaccctaaaactacccactccacactgagctgaggcagcacctagcttctaactccctttggttacgttagaggttcagatttagataaaaagagcctttttagaagctttgctgaaaaaggccactttttactcCAAAAGCTCTGCCGTTATGTATTTTAACACAAAATATCAACATTAAGCaattcaaatagtatttttggacagcattttatacaaATTAGAAAAAAGATTTTACCTGCAATTTCCTCTTTAAtttaacacatttaaccgttagttttAAATGGTCAGACCAAAAAAATAAATTCTCTCTTAAAATGTACCATCTTTTAAAGTCAGTGAACacagttttatatattttattgcaAATTTAAAGCCTTCATACTTATTTGTTTTAAAAAACATACATTGTCATATTAGTTTTCTACCAttctttttcatttaaaaatagtTTTCCAACTCTGGTATCAATAAAATACATCTCATCTCATCATCTCATGTCGGATTTACTTAACAGACCGTAACAAACTATATTTTAGCAAATGCTTTGCTTATAGATTGTTTTCCACCTACGACAATGTGGTGAATATTTGTTGCCTCTGATGTCAGCAGATCCTGATCAAAAACACTTTGTCAAGCTCAAGAGATAAATAATAAAACTTGCACTACATAGTGGGATCTTATGAGCTCTAAGGTAACTGATTTATAATTAACAATGACTTCccatctagggatgggtaccgaattcggtactttttaaggtaccgaccgaattccacagtaccgaccgagcaccgattcacgtcatttcaaacggtgcctcgtttcggtacccgtccttcataacgagaacttgcctagacagctgcgcatgcgcaagagcgttatgtcgtcgctcgctgcgaaccagttgtaaacagagcagcatggtagaaagaacgcacgctaaagcttgggtccacttcactaaatgtgatgggtaactgggtcacgatgaaaccagcgacaacgatttaagtgagaattcttcatcttaatctgctccggtaggtaaatataattagcttgatatgttagcttccgtttcgctaatggtgcgttcgctttctcctcggaactctgaatttccaactagaagaacatgaacgcgctctaaagtttggcttcactttactaaatgtgacgggtgaacatGAAACCAGTgagaacgatctaagtgtgaggcatcatcgttttaatctgctccagcagctaaataaactgtttaagataacgttagcttggtatattagcttccattgctaccattgttatcagctaatggtgcgttcgctttctcctcggaaattctaacttcccagtgggAAAAATCAAAtgcaaaaagatggcaaaaggaatgaagatacacagtgaatttagttcacagtaaagatgtttgcttcagtttaattaacagcttataaaactacaacgatgatgttaaaatacaaacagttgtgttATTTatagtgatatttatcaaatattgttatatattgagaaaaatatatatttaattataaaagagaattaaaataataaacactcaaaagtatcgaaaactggtatcgttaagtaccggtatcgtttcgtaggtaccgggaattagtaccggatcgattcaaatgtcaaaggtacctatCCCTAGAACTCCTAAATTATCTCTAGATATTTTTCTTTCCTGTTTCATGCTGTTACTAAGGCAACCAGGGATGCTGTGTGAAAAGGCACTTATTAACTAAGATAAGTCCCACTTTATTAAATGATTTGAGCTTTTTAGGGTCAAACTCAATTGAAAGGACACctaattaaatgaaataaaatcatgATTTTAACAGGTTTCACTGTTTGCTTCACTGTTTCTCTGTATACACATCTCTGTAGGAGTGTTGTTCACTTTCTCCGCAAACTTCCCTTTCTTctaatttttatttttgatttgtaTATAATAATTtagattttgtttattttttgtaacAGATGTGAAATTAGGATGATTATAATGAATGTTATCATTTTCCTGCTGGTGTCTTCCTTTCTTCTGTGAGCTTTGGCTTGTGAGTCACTACCATGGTAGAGTCTTTGTTTACAGCAAATAAAGTCATGACCACTTTTCATCTCAAGCTGTtccaaaatgttaaaaaaaaatttgGATCTAAATATTGCATAATCCTATGAGTTGTAAACTATGGCATGTATTCTATGTAatcatcagcagtgtttggaacaAATGAAAATTAATTTTCTTttgttgttatattttattcatacAGTCACTATCAGTCCATGTCATAATACTCTTGTAAGACATGAATATTGTTGGTTAAGTTTTATTTATGACACCGGAGAACAGGTAACATGTTTGTTTGGACTGATTCTCACAAACCTGATTCCATTATTCCACTAAGAGACATACACATAAATGTTACCAGGAAGTAAAAATGTGATTTACAATCAAGTGTTCACTGTAAACACAATGAAAAgaaacatgtatatatgtataaagCATAATGTGAATTCAATGAGATGACAAAACTTCAAAAGATTCTATTTTGACTTGAAAATGTTTCACAGCATGAGGAAAGTTTCTGGACACCTTTGGGCTCTCTGATGCGTACAGCTGGTTATTTAAACTAGTAATCATCCTTACTATCTGTACTCCTTTAAAGGAGCTGATGAACCTTCTGTCTTTGATGCATGTGTATCATATTGTAAACCAAACTGTTAGCCATATTAGCCATAAGTGGTGTGCTCCGTATGAATGTACCCTATAACATATATTTTGTGGATAaaaagtaatttaaaaaacaatatattcagtgtgtgtttttctttttagaagACAGGGCTCAGAAATAAGAATAACTGGAAGTTTTTTATTTGGTTCTACCTTTTATCCAAGTAACTTTCTGACTTCAAACAGAAATATTCAGTGTACaggaagcctaagtcacttctgcaccACAGGTCCCcaaaagaacgaaaaaatgaacgcaagtcaatggGAATAAAGCTTggcttatgcttgacgcatttactttccgcttggtgatgcatcTCGCGGATGGAATgcacttcacaacttgcagcgtttatggttcgtgcggcttgtctctgcggtgagccaatattctcccaaactgaacggggcagcatggagctctacacggtatgcatccaacactacaccatagtagaagtaaaaactgttgtttacaacatggcattccagcatttttaacagcgtcctcgtcttttccaacagtgcgagctatttctctctaaGAATTATTAacgtgttgatcacggtgatctttgagagctgaatcaaacaaatgtctgtatttacgaacctctgccatactagttcttgccggtccgccatgtttttccacgtccgaccgtccgcgtggttaggaattttcctaggtgcacgttgtggaaattttgggccgtgcggaggcgctgtggaggggcgtggttaataaaatgacgcaatttcgccacgctgagccgtgcggacctcgcggacgcatcaagcataatccAACCTTAAATgtaattttctaatccgctttgccttacgccctggatcacacatgttatactgcaatttaaatgaaaagtaatgatgggtgtttcgaccacgtcagtcacgtactttgagatttattcgcttgtaaaagtttgtaattagcatgactacacactagAAATCAGCACGTCGCATTTGTGACGTCactacataatctcctctcccattacgtagctgctacttaccaaataacCAGATTTATTGTGGTTCTTTCttgctgtgggaagtttgctgaacttacagcttttcccctcagttttctctgtgtctgcttCGATGGCGTCACTTttatgaagcgcatttgtagtcctagacttattttccacacaaaacctaaaatagtgtttccccatgttcaaaaataagcacattcttggtatcaaaatgtgtctttaaaattcacagtcatcatatgtgaaatccatggcccaAAACAAGcaaaattagaaaataacgttagccccgttgactagcattcattttttcattcatccAGGGACCAatgatgcagaagtgacttaggctccctattatgcTTTTAAATTTTTGCCAGAGCTTTATTGATGTATGCAAATTTACAAATCAGGATCATTATAGAGTCGATCTGTATAAAGAAGGCTATCATGACTCGCGGAAGGTGTttaaacccaagacatgcagaatcaactcgACACCACTGGGTAAGTTAAAGTAGAGTTCTTAATTTTATACCAGGAACTAAAGCAGCACTGGGATGTCCAGTGGATGATGTGCCGTAAGGCGTTAGTCCAGATAGTAATCCATGAATGACGAGGAAGGTGGTGAGCCGAGGTGAGCACAGGTGGAGGCCCCGTTGGCCGAGGTGGGTGAGGCAGCTGAGAGGACCAAGGCAGGTACTGCGGAGGAGAATGGGGCGTGGTTTTGGTGATCCAGGATTCAAGCGGCGAAGATAATGGAAGTAGTTGAGTGTTCCTGAACAGGGCAAAGCAGACAGGGTTCTGAGGCAAATCCAAAAATGTAATATAAAAACAGTCCGTGGTCATAAATCCTAATAATACTAATCATGAGTGGTGCCAGACGCAGAGAACTGGAGACCACAGGCTTGACCAAGGATACATGGAAAGTGGGGTGGACCTTAAGGGACCGTGGGAGGTACAGGCGCATGGTCACGGGACTAGGAACAGCTGCCACCCTAAAAGGACCAAGGAACCTAGGAGCGAATTTCCTTGAAGTAACCTTGAGGGGTATATCCTTTGATGACAGCCAAACCATATGTCCCTGGGAGTAGGTCGGTGCCGGGCGACGACGCCGATCAGACAGCTGGTTCCTGTCAGTGGTACGCTGGAGAGCAGATCTCGTGGCTGCCCACACACAGTGGCCCCAACGAAGAAACTGAGATGTGGTAGTGG is a genomic window containing:
- the rgs8 gene encoding regulator of G-protein signaling 8, with protein sequence MKTRLGCLSKKSDSYSDFSEFLPPAHETTARCLKLSTDEVVRWSESFDNLLAHKYGLAAFRTFLKSEFSDENIEFWMACEDYKKIKSSTKLVSKANKIFKEFIEVQSPREVNIDYRTREKTKQSLADPTPNSLNEVQGKIYSLMEKDSYPRFLRSKMYQDLVNRAHARGQRRSV